One window of the Delphinus delphis chromosome 20, mDelDel1.2, whole genome shotgun sequence genome contains the following:
- the C5AR1 gene encoding C5a anaphylatoxin chemotactic receptor 1, whose product MDSMTNSTSDYYDYSNWTNNPDILVDDSSQSRRLRIPDVIALVIFAVVFLVGVPGNALVVCVTGSEVKRTINAIWFFNLAVADLLSCLALPVLFTSIVLHNEWPFGDAACGILPCLILLNMYASILLLATISADRFLLVLNPIWCQNYRGARMAWAACGVAWALALLLTIPSFLYRKVHVEHFPYKLTCVLDYGKDGLRIERAVAIIRLVVGFLGPLVTLTVCYTFLLIRAWSRSATRSTKTLKVVVAVVTSFFVFWLPYQVTGMMLSFFHKTNFKFVSSLDALCVSIAYINCCINPIIYVVAAQGFHTRFLKSLPSRIRGVLAEESVGRESKSNTFSTVDTPALKSQEV is encoded by the coding sequence GACTCCATGACTAATAGCACCTCTGATTACTACGATTATAGCAACTGGACCAATAATCCCGACATATTGGTGGATGACTCTTCCCAAAGTCGCAGGCTGCGTATTCCAGATGTGATCGCCCTGGTAATCTTTGCagtcgtcttcctggtgggagtgCCAGGCAACGCCCTGGTGGTCTGTGTGACGGGGTCCGAGGTTAAGCGAACCATCAATGCCATCTGGTTTTTCAACTTGGCGGTGGCTGACCTCCTCTCCTGTCTGGCGCTGCCTGTCTTGTTTACATCCATTGTCCTGCACAACGAGTGGCCCTTCGGTGATGCTGCCTGTGGAATCCTGCCTTGTCTTATCCTGCTCAACATGTATGCCAGCATCTTGCTTCTGGCCACCATCAGCGCCGACCGCTTCTTGTTGGTGCTTAATCCCATCTGGTGCCAGAACTATCGAGGGGCCCGCATGGCCTGGGCGGCCTGCGGTGTGGCCTGGGCCTTGGCTCTGCTGCTGACCATACCTTCCTTTTTGTATCGTAAGGTCCATGTGGAACACTTCCCATACAAGCTGACGTGTGTGCTTGACTATGGTAAGGACGGTTTACGTATAGAGAGGGCCGTGGCCATCATCCGGCTGGTCGTGGGCTTCCTGGGGCCGCTGGTCACACTTACAGTCTGTTACACCTTCCTTCTGATCCGGGCTTGGAGCCGCAGTGCCACCCGTTCCACCAAGACTCTCaaggtggtggtggcagtggtgaccAGCTTTTTTGTCTTTTGGCTGCCCTACCAGGTGACAGGGATGATGCTGTCTTTTTTCCACAAGACAAACTTCAAATTCGTGTCCAGTTTGGATGCCCTGTGTGTCTCCATAGCTTACATCAACTGCTGTATTAACCCCATCATCTACGTGGTCGCTGCCCAGGGCTTTCATACCCGGTTCCTCAAGTCCCTCCCCTCCAGGATCCGGGGTGTGTTGGCCGAAGAGTCCGTGGGCAGGGAGAGCAAGTCCAACACGTTCTCCACGGTGGACACCCCGGCCCTGAAGAGCCAGGAGGTGTAA